A portion of the Cervus elaphus chromosome X, mCerEla1.1, whole genome shotgun sequence genome contains these proteins:
- the SUV39H1 gene encoding histone-lysine N-methyltransferase SUV39H1: MAENLKGCSVCCKSSWNQLQDLCRLAKLSCPALGVSKRNLYDFEVEYLCDYKKIREQEYYLVKWRGYPDSESTWEPRQNLKCVRILKQFHKDLERELLRRHHRSKPPRHLDPSLANYLVQKAKQRRALRRWEQELNAKRSHLGRITVENEVDLDGPPRAFVYINEYRVGEGITLNQVAVGCECQDCLWAPAGGCCPGASLHKFAYNDQGQVRLRAGLPIYECNSRCRCGYDCPNRVVQKGIRYDLCIFRTDDGRGWGVRTLEKIRKNSFVMEYVGEIITSEEAERRGQIYDRQGATYLFDLDYVEDVYTVDAAYYGNISHFVNHSCDPNLQVYNVFIDNLDERLPRIAFFATRTIRAGEELTFDYNMQVDPVDMESTRMDSNFGLAGLPGSPKKRVRIECKCGTESCRKYLF; this comes from the exons ATGGCGGAAAATTTAAAAG GCTGCAGTGTGTGTTGCAAATCTTCTTGGAATCAGCTACAGGACCTGTGCCGCTTGGCCAAGCTCTCCTGCCCTGCCCTTGGCGTCTCCAAGAGGAACCTCTATGACTTTGAAGTCGAGTACCTGTGCGATTACAAAAAGATCCGC gaACAGGAGTATTACCTGGTAAAATGGCGTGGGTACCCAGACTCCGAGAGCACCTGGGAACCACGGCAGAATCTCAAGTGTGTGCGCATTCTCAAGCAGTTCCACAAGGACTTGGAAAGGGAGCTGCTCCGGCGGCACCACCGGTCGAAGCCACCCCGGCACCTGGACCCAAGCCTGGCCAACTACCTGGTGCAGAAGGCCAAGCAGAGGCGGGCATTGCGGCGCTGGGAGCAGGAGCTCAATGCCAAGCGCAGCCACCTGGGACGCATCACCGTGGAGAACGAAGTGGACCTGGATGGCCCCCCACGGGCCTTCGTGTACATCAACGAGTACCGTGTTGGTGAGGGCATCACCCTCAACCAGGTGGCTGTGGGCTGTGAGTGCCAGGACTGTCTGTGGGCACCGGCCGGAGGCTGCTGCCCTGGGGCATCACTGCACAAGTTTGCCTACAATGACCAGGGCCAGGTGCGCCTGCGAGCCGGGCTGCCCATCTACGAGTGCAACTCCCGCTGCCGCTGTGGCTATGACTGCCCTAACCGCGTGGTACAGAAGGGCATCCGCTACGACCTCTGCATCTTCCGCACGGATGATGGACGTGGCTGGGGTGTCCGCACGTTGGAGAAGATCCGCAAGAACAGTTTCGTCATGGAGTACGTGGGAGAG ATCATTACCTCAGAGGAGGCAGAGCGGCGGGGCCAGATCTATGACCGCCAGGGTGCCACCTACCTCTTCGACCTGGACTACGTGGAGGATGTGTACACTGTGGACGCCGCCTATTACGGCAACATCTCCCACTTTGTCAACCACAGT tgTGACCCCAACCTCCAGGTGTACAACGTCTTCATAGACAACCTTGATGAGCGGCTGCCCCGCATTGCTTTCTTTGCCACCAGAACCATCCGGGCAGGCGAGGAGCTCACCTTTGATTACAACATGCAag TGGACCCCGTGGACATGGAGAGCACACGCATGGACTCCAACTTTGGTCTGGCTGGGCTCCCCGGCTCTCCCAAGAAGCGGGTCCGCATTGAATGCAAGTGTGGGACTGAATCCTGCCGCAAATACCTCTTCTAG